Below is a window of Bacilli bacterium DNA.
AATGCCGGCGTTCGAATATACGTTTTTCTGTTTCTATGCATACGACAGCGCCGCCTTGTTCGAGTATATGCTGGGCGCCAACCCGCGTGAATACACATCGTTTTCGATGGATGCCCCGCCGGCGTTTTTCTACGTGCTGTACGGCGGCATGGCCGCACTGTATGAGGAAGCGAAGAAATCGCAACCGCAAGATGCCGTGCAAACAGGCTGATCGGCTCTGCACCCTGCAATTTTGATAAAAGTTCAATTCGGCATAGTCGTTGGTATTCGGCTATGCCTTAAAATTGTTGGGCCCCTCGTAAGCCCCCTAAACATACCTATTCTTCTCTGCACAGCGCTAACGGACGCCGCAGAGGCTATTTGCCGAAAAAAGGCTGTTTAAAAATTTTAACGAACGCCACCGCGGCTATTCGCCTTATTTTTGCCTGAATTCCGCACAAAGTGCTAAAATAAGCGCGCCTACGTCCGTTTAAACTGGAAAACCGGGCGTAAAACCCGAAATAGCCTCTGTCACGTCCACTAGACCGGAAAGCCCACCAACACGTCCGTTTGATCAGAAAGCCCACTACCATACGCCTGTTTGATCAGAAAGTCCACTACCATATGTCCGTTAGACCGGAAAGCCCACTTCCACCGGTGGCAAGCTGGCGAACCGACCGGGTTTCCAAGCCAAACTTTCGTCATCGTAACGGGTTACTTCCCCGCTTTTTTCCGCCAATCGAGAATGGCGAACGGGAAATAAAGCAAGAGAAAGGTGACGATGCCGATTAGTTCCATCGAGACGATATACCACGGCCACGGCCCGAGATAGTCCAAAAGCGAAGGCAACTCGGGTTTGTGCACAATAAATAAGTAGTTGCCGTTTGTCCACTTGTTGACAAAAACGATAAACAACATATAGATATTAAGGAACAGCCATGTTTTCCAAATGGACTTGAATGTCGGGCGATAATGGTTGGCCCATGTCATCAATAAGCAGCTAATCACGATTCCGCCGTGCGCGATAAAAAAATAATAGTACGTAAAGTGGGGGAAATCGGAAAGAATAGCCGACGGCGTGACCAATGCCTGAACGGCACCGCCGATTCCGGCAAAATAAGTGAATTCATAAAGCGTGTAGCTCTTGGTGAGCAGCATGATGATCGATAATATCATCGTAAAACTGCAAAGCTGAAAAGGCAGGGAAGCGTCCAGCGACCATTCGTCAAAAGCGAAATACCAAACGTAAAGCGCGATTTCAAAAGCGATCAGGATGCCTGCCAGCGAAAACCGTACGATGTCGAACGCTCTTTTTTCCTGCAGGGCATGGCGGCTGAAATAAAGGACGGCTATTAAAACGAGAATCGTGAGCAAAGCGCTGTTATGCGTTCTGGAAAAAAACGTAAAAGGTAGCAAGTTGTGATCGTAACGGAACAAATCGCCCATGTTATTCCTCCGAATAGGTTTATTCGAGGGGAAATCTCTGCTATCATATAGTTTATATAGACTTGCGACAGGGCGCAATTCATTTTTTGGCGCAAAAATTTAAAAACCGAAGGAGGTGTCACGCGTGTATCAGTTGAGGGAAAAGGAAATGATTTTTGTCTTTACCGGTCCGGACGGGTCAGGGAGGAAAACGGTGGGCGATATGGTAGGCACGACATTGGGACTGCCCAAAGTTTTATCGTATACGACGCGTCCCCGCAGAGATTCGGAAGTGCATGGCCAGGATTATTGGTTTATTGCGCGTAAAGAGTTTGATGAGGCGGAACAAAAAGGCGAATTTCTGGAAAGCATCGAAATCGACGGCAACAAATACGGGATCAAAAACAGCGATGTCGAGGAGATGTTTAAAGAACACGATTTCATTTACCTGATCATCAACACCAAGGGCGCCCATACGCTGAAACAATTGTACGGAGACAAAGTAACGCGCATTTTTATCTACATTGACAAGAAAACAATCCTTGAGCGGCAAAAAAATGCCGGAGCGGACGAAGCGACCATTCAGCGCCATGCGGATCATTATGAAGAAGCGATGAGTTACATGCCGCAATGCCGGCATGCGTTTGAGAACGCGGATCTGGCGCATACCGTGTTTGCGGTGTCCAATACGCTGGAAGCATATATGAACAGGAATTTGATTGATAAAGATTAATGATTGATCGCTTTGTCGAAATCGGGGCAGCTGGCTGTGTCGAGAATGGCGCGCAACGCCCGCAATGCCGATCGTTTCATCCCCAGTTTTCCCGCACAGCTTTTCATTTCCGCCAATTGCCCGGGATTATGCAACAAATTGGCAAGATGAGCGGCGAATTCCGCCGTATCATCCGCATGGACCGCAATGCCGGCTTGGCATAAAAAGTCGGCGTTGTCCTGTTCTTGCCCCGGCAATGTTCCCGTCAACAACAGCGGCCGCTCCATTGCCGCCGCTTCGGCGGTCGTTAATCCTCCCGGCTTGGTGATGATCAGGTCGGACGCCGCCATCAGCTCGTGAATGTTATTGACATAACCGGTGATCGTCACTTGGTCGCGGTAGAGCGAAAATTCCTCGGAAAGCTTTTTTTGCAGTTTTTCATTCCGTCCGCAGACGATAATAAATTTGGCGTCGTTTGCGGCGGCCGTTTTCTTGACAACGTCGGCAATTTCTTTGCCGATCAGGCCGTATCCTCCGCCCATGACAAGCACGATCGGTTGCGCGCCATCAAAGCCGAATTTGCGCATCATGGCTTCTTTTTGCAGCGGCGACCAGAAGGGCGACCGCACGGGGATGCCGGTGGCGGAGATCCTGGCCGCGGGGATGCCGGTGGCGATAAGGGCGTCCCGCACCCGTTCCGAGCCAACAATATAGCGGTCGGTACCGGGGTTCAGCCAGTAGCTGTGGTCGGTATGATCGGTGATCACCGTAACGGTCGGCACCCGCAACAGGCCGTTTTCTTTCAATAGCGCCATGGCCGTCGCCGCGACCGGAAATGTGCTGACGACCACCGACGGATGAACCTCGTAAATGTAGTGGAGCGTTTTTTCCAGATCGAGCAATTTGATTTTCTTGAGAGCGTCGGAAAAAGAGCCCTGCTTGCGCGTCTTCTGAAAAAGATATCCATATACGGACGGAAACGTTTTGACCCCATGTATATAGAGAAATCTGCTTACTCCGTTCAACCGGGGATGCGCCCATTCCATAATATCTGTAATTGTAACTTCCGTCTCCGGTCGATACGCTTTGGCGGCCTCGCGAATGGCGACAGCGGCCTGGACGTGGCCGTCCCCGTAATTGCCGGTCAGAATCAAGATTTTTGCATTGCTGCTCACATTCGTCATCTTTTGTCCACCTCGGCATGCGTCCCGTTTGCGTGCAATCCTTTTTCTTATAAGCTTACTACGATTTCTATATTAATCCAAGTCGGCGCGAAGCAGAACAGACTAGCGATCATTTTTTTGCTGGACCTTGGTCCAGTTTTTTGCCTGTCGACGCTCGGGCAAATGAAGGGTACAATAAATAATGCCAAGGCGGAGGGCAATGGCGGATCGTGAGTGGAGGATCGAGAAGTTCCTGTCAAATTTCCCCGAGACACAATTAAGGAAGCGTTCAAGCATGAGTTGATTGACGATGGGGACCTCTGGCTGGACATGCTGCAAAAGCGAAACCTGATGGCGCACACCGTAGTTACGCATCCTTATTCCCGCATCCCCATATTACAAAAAAAGGCCCGAACGAAGGCGGGCCCGACTATCGTGTTGCTATGCGCTAACCGACCTTATGATTTCCCGCGTTTCAACCGCCGCGTATATTTCCGCGACAGCTTCCACCGGAATGGATGCCAAAAACCCGATACCTTTGGTTATCCAGGAATATCCGGGCGCCGCTTCATTGGCGCGCTCCACCTTGCCCTGCGCAAAGTTTTGGAGAATCAGTTCCCCCTCGCAAAGTGAATTCAGTTTCCCGTTGAAACAAGTTTCATCGCACAACACAACACAAATCTGCTGCCCAATATACCGGCGAATGCTTTCTTCATCCATGGACAAATGGCTGTTCATGCTTATTTTCCTCCTGTGGGCTTTGCGGCTTGCAATATCCGTCTCCATATGTGTATTCGCGAATGTTTCCGCGCGTATGGACGTTTCGGCGCACGCATCCATAAAATGAAATGAATCATTTCCCAGGGAGGTTTGGTCGCGTTGGACTATTTGGAAATGCTGGCACGGTTAGGGGTGGGCAGCGCGCATCCGGGCGGATACGCCAAAACGCTCAAGCAATTTTCGGAGCGGCCGTTGCCGCCGGGCGCGAACGTGCTGGACGCCGGCTGCGGTACAGGCAGAACCGCTTGTTATTTGGCTAAACAAAACATGCGGGTTACGGGCGTTGACATTCGCCCCGATATGATTGCAAAAGCGCAAAAAAGAGCGGAAGAAGAG
It encodes the following:
- a CDS encoding TIGR02206 family membrane protein is translated as MGDLFRYDHNLLPFTFFSRTHNSALLTILVLIAVLYFSRHALQEKRAFDIVRFSLAGILIAFEIALYVWYFAFDEWSLDASLPFQLCSFTMILSIIMLLTKSYTLYEFTYFAGIGGAVQALVTPSAILSDFPHFTYYYFFIAHGGIVISCLLMTWANHYRPTFKSIWKTWLFLNIYMLFIVFVNKWTNGNYLFIVHKPELPSLLDYLGPWPWYIVSMELIGIVTFLLLYFPFAILDWRKKAGK
- a CDS encoding guanylate kinase, which encodes MYQLREKEMIFVFTGPDGSGRKTVGDMVGTTLGLPKVLSYTTRPRRDSEVHGQDYWFIARKEFDEAEQKGEFLESIEIDGNKYGIKNSDVEEMFKEHDFIYLIINTKGAHTLKQLYGDKVTRIFIYIDKKTILERQKNAGADEATIQRHADHYEEAMSYMPQCRHAFENADLAHTVFAVSNTLEAYMNRNLIDKD
- a CDS encoding glycosyltransferase, with the protein product MTNVSSNAKILILTGNYGDGHVQAAVAIREAAKAYRPETEVTITDIMEWAHPRLNGVSRFLYIHGVKTFPSVYGYLFQKTRKQGSFSDALKKIKLLDLEKTLHYIYEVHPSVVVSTFPVAATAMALLKENGLLRVPTVTVITDHTDHSYWLNPGTDRYIVGSERVRDALIATGIPAARISATGIPVRSPFWSPLQKEAMMRKFGFDGAQPIVLVMGGGYGLIGKEIADVVKKTAAANDAKFIIVCGRNEKLQKKLSEEFSLYRDQVTITGYVNNIHELMAASDLIITKPGGLTTAEAAAMERPLLLTGTLPGQEQDNADFLCQAGIAVHADDTAEFAAHLANLLHNPGQLAEMKSCAGKLGMKRSALRALRAILDTASCPDFDKAINH